A segment of the Brevundimonas sp. M20 genome:
GACGACGTGTACGACCAGATCCGCCGTCTTTTCGGCGGGTGACACGTAGTGCTCGATCATGTCGAGCTCGTCTGGGGTGCAGACGTGACGGAGGAGCCGTTTCAGACGCATCAGCATGGTCCCTTCAAGACCGGACTGCGTACTTCGTTCCTGCGAATATGGCGGGAAGCCGGTGACTATCCGGTGAATCCGCCGCGGGGGGCTGACGAACGTGCTGCGATGCGGCAAAAGCGCCACAAGATTATTCCCCGTGGAGTGAATTTAAATGACGGACGTTGTCATCGTCTCGGCCGCCCGCACCCCGGTCGGCAGCTTTCTGGGCACCCTGTCCAGCCTGAGCGCCGCGCAGTTGGGTTCGGTCGCCATCAAGGCCGCGCTGGAACGCGCGGGTGTCGCGCCCGAAGAGGTGGACGAGGTGGTGCTGGGCCATGTCCTGCAGGCGGCGAACGGACAGGGGCCTGGCCGCCAGGCGTCCATCGGCGCGGGGCTGCCGAAGGAGACCCCGGCCTGGACCCTGAACCAGATCTGCGGCTCGGGCCTGCGCGCGGTGGCCGTGGGCGCCCAGCAGATCGCGACGGGCGACGCGAGGATCGTCGTCGCCGGCGGACAGGAGAGCATGAGCCAGGCGGTGCACGCCCAGCAGCTGCGCGGCGGCCAGAAGATGGGCGACGTCACCCTGATCGACACCATGATCAAGGACGGCCTGTGGGACGCCTTCAACGGCTATCACATGGGCCAGACGGCAGAGAACATCGCGGCGAAGTTCGACATCGCCCGCGAGGCGCAGGACCGGTTCGCCCTGGCCAGTCAGCACAAGGCCGAGGCGGCGCAGCTGGCGGGCCGTTTCGATGACGAGATTACTCCGGTGGTCATCGCCTCGAAGAAGGGCGACACGGTTGTCGAGAAGGATGAGTACATCCGCCACGGCGCGACCCTCGAGGCGATGGAGAAACTGCGTCCGGCCTTCAACAAGGAGGGCAGCGTCACCGCCGCCAACGCCTCGGGCCTGAACGACGGCGCGGCGGCTCTGGTGCTGATGAGCGCGGACGAGGCGAAGGCACGGGGCCTGACCCCGCTGGCGCGCATCGCGTCGTCGGCCACGGCGGGCGTCGATCCGGCGGTGATGGGCACGGGCCCGATCCCGGCGTCGAAAAAGGCGCTGGAGAAGGCCGGCTGGACCGTCGCCGATCTGGACCTGATCGAGTCCAACGAAGCCTTCGCCGCCCAGTCGCTGTGCGTGGTCAAGGAACTGGGCCTCGACCCGGACAAGGTGAACGTCAACGGCGGCGCCATCGCTATCGGTCACCCGATCGGCGCCTCGGGCGCGCGCATCCTGACGACCCTGCTGTTTGAAATGCAGCGCCGGGACGCGAAGAAGGGGCTGGCGACCCTGTGCATCGGCGGCGGCATGGGCGTCGCCATGTGCGTCGAGCGGGCCTAGCGAAATCGGTCGTGCCGGATGTTGTCCGGTACGGCCCGGATTTCGCGTCTGTGTTCCGGGTTCAGAATGTCAAAGATCGGGTCCGGAGACGGACCCGGTCATTGAAGCACGCCCATGCGTCAAAAACGGACGTACCGGCTCAGCCGGGGTCGCGGGCGAAGACGTGCAGGGGCTCGCCGGCGCGGTGCAGCTCCACATGGCTGTAGTCGCGGGTGAGCAGCAGGCGGACGCGAGCCAGCTCGCGGGCTTCGCTCTCGTCGATGGCGTCGAGGGTCTCTTCAGTCGGGTCGCCGCCCGAGATGTAATGCAGGCGAAGGCTGAAGGCGGACATGGCTTTATCCCGTGTCTGGATGGAGCGGGAGTGTTCGAACGGCCCCATTATTCAGGCGGGGCGGGCCAATGTCTCTCAGTCGCGACGCGCTCAGGGGTACACCCGGCTCGCGATGAACGGACTATGCCCGATTTGCTCCGGGAAAGCCAGTTAAATCAACTGTGTACGCTACCGGACTGATCGATCCGATCCAGCGCCGACCAGCCGAAATCCAGCAGGGGTCTGGAGGACGCCGCGAAGCTCGCCAGCGTGGCCGGAAGGTCCGCAGAGGCGATTTCGGCGCCCGTGAGAGGGCGGGAGACGAGCCAGCGGGTGCGCTTCAGCGCCGGTTCCAGATCGGTCCCGGCCTGATCCTCGAACCCCTTGGGCATGCGTTTGACCGGGGCGCCGGGATCGAGCGTCAGCCCGGCCTTGGCCAGGGCGGCCTCGACGGCGGCCCAGCGGGCGGGTTGGGCGACGATGAAGCGGCGGACCGCGTCGATGTGGGGCCGCTCGTCCAGATAGAAGCCGCAGGCGACAAAGGGACCGTTGCCGAAGGGCCCGTCGTCAGCGCCTTGCGCCTGCGCCGAGGGATGGGTGGACGGGTCCAGCGGGTCGATGCTGTCCGGATCGAAGCCGGGGCGCGAGCCGCCCTCGGGCTCGATGTGGATGTACATCATGCCGGGGCTCATCTTCCGGCCGTCGCGGGTCAGGGTGCAGGAGACGTGGGTCTTGTAGGGCCGCTTGTCCTTCGCGAAGCGGGTGTCGCGGTGGATGCGGAAGACGCTGCGCTTCGGGTCGCCGGACAGGGGCAGGTCCAGCGCCGCGCAGGCGGTCGAGGTCTCGGCGATCAGGGCCGCCAGCGCGGGCTTGAGGCCGTCGTCATAGGCGGCGCGGTGGGCGGCGAACCAGTCGCGGTCGTTGTTGGCGGCCAGTCCGGTCAGGAAGGCCAGGTCGGCGGAGGCGAAGCCGGAAAAGGTCATGGCGTCAGCAATATCCGGGACGGCGTTGCGGGTGAAGCGGGGCTTCCCATATGCGCCTGAACCTGTTGCGGATGGCGAAGATGACCAAACCCCTGAAGATCGATTTCGTGTCGGACGTCGTCTGTCCGTGGTGCGTGGTGGGCCTGGGCGGCCTGGAGACCGCGCTGGACAAGCTGAAGTCCGAGGGCATCGAGGCGGAGATCGCCTTCAAGCCGTTCGAGCTGAACCCGCAGATGGCGCCCGAGGGCGAGAACATCGTCGAGCACATCGGCCGCAAATACGGATCGACGCCGGAGCAATCGGCGCAGAACCGGGCCATGATCATCGAGCGGGCCGGGTCGGTGGGCTTTGACATGCGAATGACCGCCGACAGCCGGATCTGGAACACCTTCGACGCCCACCGCCTGCTGCACTGGGCCGGGGAGACGGCGCCGGACAAACAGGGGGCGCTGAAGAAGGCCCTGTTCCGCATCCACTTCACCGAGGGCCGCAACCTGACCGACGCGGGCGAGCTGACCGCGGCCGCGCAGGCCGTGGGCCTGAACCGCGCCGAGGCCGCCGAGGTGCTGGCGTCGGACCGCTATGTGCAGGCGGTGCGGTCCGAAGAAGCCCTGTGGCAGTCGCGCGGCATCAGCTCGGTCCCCGCCGTGGTGGTCGAGGGCAAATACCTGATCTCGGGCGGCCAGCCGCCGGAGGTGTTCGAACAGGCCCTGCGGAACATCGCGAAGGAAGAGGCGGCGGGGGCTTCCTGATCTCCTGATTGCTTTCGTCATCCTCCAGCGCTCCGCAGGAGCGACCGGGGGACCCAGCGGCGCGCGAGAGCGCGACCCGAAGGGCGGCGCGTAGCAGCCAAGCTGCCGGGAGCGCTCGCGCCTGAACGTCAGACACGAGTCTTTCGCCGCCGTCGCGGCGCCGCTGGGTCCCGGATCGCGCGCCCGCTGCGCGAGCGCTTGTCCGGGATGACGATAGCTTTTGAGGACGTTCGGACACCCCCTCACGGCGGCCCCATGAAGGGCGCGCCGCCCGGCAGACCGGGCAGGACCCCCGTGGACGGGGGAGACGCCGGAGACGATGAAAATACACCGTCTATCCCGTCTATGTCGTCTATGCCGTCTATCGGATCGGCGATCACATCAGCCTCGCGGCGGCGGATGTCCGCCTCCATGATCCGGGTTTCTTCGCGCAGGCCCTTCATCAGGGCTTCGGTGGCGGCGCGGGCCTTTTCTTCGGCTCTGGCCTGTCGGGTTTTGGCCAGCCACTGGCGGCGCTCGATTTCCGCCGCCTCGGACTGGATGACGTTGTGCACGCGGCGCCAGCGCAGGGCCTCCATGGCGTTGCCGTGCAGGACGGCGCGCATCATCCGCTGGAAGGCGACGACCGACAGCTCGCCCAGCGGGATCTGCTCCAGATCGCCGTCGACGCTCTCCTCCAGCGCCAGCCCCTCGTCATCGCGGTCCAGCCCGTTGGGCGTGGTCCACGGCTGGTCCGTGCGCCGCCAGCCCTCCTCGGCCGCCCGCTTGCGCAAGGTGCTCAGGCCCACGCCGTGACGACGGCAACAGGCGGGCGCCGACCACCCGGCCAGATAGTCCGCCCGGACCTGCTCCCAGACCTCATCGGGGGCGGAGTGGAGGCCCGCGTCCGCGGGGACGGAAGGGGCGGTGGGGGATGTGTCGTTCACGGGAGCCTCCGGGTCTGGAGGCATTATGGAACGGCGGTACGTCGTTTTTGGACGTAGGGGGGAGGGGAGGGATTAGGGACTAGGGATTAGGGATTAGAAGGGCGAAAATTCGTGCTCCGGGAGCGGGCGCCGGCGCCTGCGGCAGCGACCTAATCCCTAATCCCTAGTCCCTAATCCCTTTCAATCCGCCCGATCCTCAACACCCCCACGCTCAGCTCATCGACGTGCAGCCGCCGCACGCGGGCCCCCTTCACCTTGAGTTGGCCGATCTTCAGCACCCCGATCGCCAGCATCCCGGCACCGACCGCCCCGACCGACGCCGCCCCGGCGGCCGTGGCCCCGACAGCGGAAGCCTTGCGGGCGGTGGAACGGAGCGTGCGGGGCTGGGGCATAGGCCGGAGGATGCGCCGATGGGGGCGGGGCGCAAGGGTTTCCTTCTCACCTTGCGTTAGAAGGTGGATCCCGGAGCGAGACAGATGAGGGGGATCCGCTCCGCACCCACCTCTCTGGCCCTCTTCCCACTCCTTTCTCTCTCAATGTCAGAAGAGAAGGAGGCGTGTTTGCGAACCGGGACGCCTCTGCCCTCGATACAGGAAGTGGTTGACGAAGGTGGCCGTCCCAAGGACTTCCACGCTGGCAGAAAAGAGCGCGAGACATGCGGTCGCTGCATGCGCCCGACTGCCAGCGATTGAGGATTTGGAGCTCGGGACTAAGACTTCGTGGCTAGACCGGGATTTCGTCGTCGTCTG
Coding sequences within it:
- a CDS encoding acetyl-CoA C-acetyltransferase → MTDVVIVSAARTPVGSFLGTLSSLSAAQLGSVAIKAALERAGVAPEEVDEVVLGHVLQAANGQGPGRQASIGAGLPKETPAWTLNQICGSGLRAVAVGAQQIATGDARIVVAGGQESMSQAVHAQQLRGGQKMGDVTLIDTMIKDGLWDAFNGYHMGQTAENIAAKFDIAREAQDRFALASQHKAEAAQLAGRFDDEITPVVIASKKGDTVVEKDEYIRHGATLEAMEKLRPAFNKEGSVTAANASGLNDGAAALVLMSADEAKARGLTPLARIASSATAGVDPAVMGTGPIPASKKALEKAGWTVADLDLIESNEAFAAQSLCVVKELGLDPDKVNVNGGAIAIGHPIGASGARILTTLLFEMQRRDAKKGLATLCIGGGMGVAMCVERA
- a CDS encoding DUF2461 domain-containing protein, with amino-acid sequence MTFSGFASADLAFLTGLAANNDRDWFAAHRAAYDDGLKPALAALIAETSTACAALDLPLSGDPKRSVFRIHRDTRFAKDKRPYKTHVSCTLTRDGRKMSPGMMYIHIEPEGGSRPGFDPDSIDPLDPSTHPSAQAQGADDGPFGNGPFVACGFYLDERPHIDAVRRFIVAQPARWAAVEAALAKAGLTLDPGAPVKRMPKGFEDQAGTDLEPALKRTRWLVSRPLTGAEIASADLPATLASFAASSRPLLDFGWSALDRIDQSGSVHS
- a CDS encoding DsbA family oxidoreductase — protein: MTKPLKIDFVSDVVCPWCVVGLGGLETALDKLKSEGIEAEIAFKPFELNPQMAPEGENIVEHIGRKYGSTPEQSAQNRAMIIERAGSVGFDMRMTADSRIWNTFDAHRLLHWAGETAPDKQGALKKALFRIHFTEGRNLTDAGELTAAAQAVGLNRAEAAEVLASDRYVQAVRSEEALWQSRGISSVPAVVVEGKYLISGGQPPEVFEQALRNIAKEEAAGAS